The following is a genomic window from Nicotiana tabacum cultivar K326 chromosome 3, ASM71507v2, whole genome shotgun sequence.
ATTTAATCACACACTTTTGGCTTGCTTTCACTCATCTTATAAATCTGTTGCACTCATACTCTAGCAATTCTCTTTGTTGCTCTCACCTTCAATCTCGCACTTCTTAATTTCTTGTCACATTCTTGCTTTCTTTCCCTCTAACTAATTGCTTGCATTTCTTTCTTGAGTACCCACAACTCAAGTGTACCACCTTTGCTTATAGGCGATGATGGAAGAATTTAGTGAAGTAATACTCTAGAATTATACCTTccatttatttttataattagtcTTTCTACAATAATATTTCTAGACTTCTCAGTCTTAGATTAATTTAGATGTATATGAACAAGTTCGGTCAAAATGTGTCGAGTGATGAGTCATATGTAACCAATCCAGGTCATAAAATAGTTTCAAAAATTAGTACATCCAATTAGCAGTATATTTGTTTACTCAAAACTATGAAAATGGACACACACATCTACCCTGCACACATTGGTTGAGCTATTTTTCAAATGCATTCCGACTTAATCTTTTTGACATGTCGATTTGGGCTTATAAGCCTCTTGTGGCACGTTATTAATGTCCAATCCAACAAAACTCGAGCATGTTACATAAGGTAAAATTTTCAGAAACCATTATTGTTATTGGCTATTAACTTTCTATAACTACCACATatataattacttcctataactactattcagttgttacggtagtgtattcgatgtattcatgaatacagtagcaaaaaatgcctaaaattcagggcagtccagctgtacacgcatgtattcacatgtattcgcgccatgtattcatgaatacagtagcaaaaaatgtctaaaatcagggcagtccaacttacgtgcatgtattcacatgtattcatgttgctgtattcatgaatgcagcagtaaaaagcgcctaaaatcagggtaGTCCAGTTGTACACGCATGTATTCGCGCTGGCTGTATTCATGAATGCAACAGTAAAAgcacctaaaatcagggcagtccagctgtacacgcatgtattcacatatattcttgtcatgcattcatgaatacaataacgacaatcaccttaaaGATAGGTATGTCCAACTGtctaagagagaagaaaaacataGATATCATACCTCAAAGGTAGtatatataccataaatacttattttgctataaaatataaaaggtagccatagaaaataatattttaaaataattttggtttataaaaaatagggtgtatacctttGATATAAGAGGTAAAATTTTCTTACATAAATTGGAATCAAACTGACATTATATTCCTATGAGAAAGAGACAGTCATATGATAAAAATGGAATACAAAGGAAGCAAATATGTGAATATGGTTAGTCAAGCATGAACCACAAGAAGTTTTTCTACTTCAATCAGACGTTGTCCAAGTATGACCAAAGTTGGTAGAGTTCTAGCAAGTTACAGCTTCATTAAGTAAATTATTATGTTGAATACACCCTGCAGAAAAATGTACCATGTGTTATTACCTCAGGATTAGAAATTGAACACAGAAAgagcaaaaatgaaataaatcAAAGCTCCACAGTAATGAAAGTAACCGAACAAACGATGACTATAGGCTTTGCAGAAATTCTAAGGATGGTAACAAACATCTTGGCTGAACTCCTACCTCTACAACAAGGTTGGAAGATGgcattgaaaaaaaataataataatttcccCTAGAAATAAATGTAGATTCCAAAGAAATCTGATAGAAATAGGAAACGACAGATACTCACATATCATCTCAGGTTGCAGGTATATATCAACTTGAGAGCTTGGAAGGCCGCACATAAACCGAGACTATAGGAAGGGAATCAAGTAGCAGATAGTTGACAAAAAATGAACTAATTAAGCTAAGATACATATATGATAAACTTTTGTATATCATGAATTCCACACTGTTTTGTACAAGATATATTATTCCGCTATTTCTCTGCACATATGGAAAGAAATCACCTAATTTTTTTGCTACTACTGGGATTTGAGCACGGGATCTCCTATGATTTTTATCCCACCTTATTGACCGTAAGGCCACAAACATTAGTCTTACACTTGCACATAAGTTTGTCAATTACCAGGATCAATGATCATAGGACTTTGGTAAAAAGAAGCCAAAACAAGGTCAACCAAAATATACTGTACTAGATTGAAACCTAGTAAATAATACTACAAAGTTGAAGTCACTTACTTGAAACTCCATTCATTTCCAGTAAGGTCTCATGTTCAGTATTGACCTGGGAATTCGTCGCACTTTGGTCTTCACCATTGTCTGCTTCGGCACTGACCTGAGAATTTTTCACACTTTGGTCTTTTTTACCATGGTCCGCTCCTTTATTAACCTGGGAGTTTTTTCCATTATTGTCTTTTTCACCATTGTCTGCTTCGCTCTCCAGTGATTTTGTACTCCTAGGAGCTATAACAGGATGACAAATAAACTTATCATGCAATGCTATTTCAAAGGCTTTAAAATAGAGTTATTAGTGGTTCGTTCATGTGCACGTTCTGTTTATTTCATCCATTTGTTTCAACgcttttaaaatattctaacAGTGTACTTTAACATGTCGTAGCTAACAACCTGTTTTATTTACAGGGTTACTAATTTCACTTTTTATGAATGATTAACTGTACTGTTATTTTTAAGTGACTTGGTTACACTGTAGTTAAACTCACAAGTAAATCTAATAGAAAAAAGACCACTCTTACCTGGAGGTGATACATTTCCAACAAGTTGAACCTCAATGTTGCAATCTTGGTGATTCCCTTCATGAGAAACAGATTTATCAGTCCCACAATCACTACCATTGCTACATTTCACGTCGATCTGGTGCTCAACGTCAGAGTTATAAACACCATTTGATAAAGCCGTGGAAGAACCACCGTTATCCACTCCATTAGACGCTGAGGCATAGCAGTTGACTTGACATCTAGCCGCATTTGATAAAGTCTCGTAAGAACCCTTGCTGTGCACTCCATTAGGCGTTGAGATTGGACATTTAGCTGCATTTGATAAAGTCTCATAAGAACCCTTGTTATCCACTCCATCAGGAGTTGAGGCATAGCCGTTGACTGGACACCTAGGCGTATTTGATAAAGCCTCGTAAGAACCCCCGTTGTCCACTCCATTAGGCGTTGAGGCGTAGTAGTTGACTGAATGTCTAGGCGTATAGCACTGTATCTGTGCGGACTGTGAGACCGACATATCTGTGTCCGAATAATTAAACGGAATACTCTGACAAGGTACCATAGCAGGATTGACCATATAGTAATTATAATTAGGAGCATAAATCTCATTACTATTCAAAACTGGCACCAATACATAGCCTGAGTTTGTAGGATAAGAAGTGTAAGTGCAAGTATCCATAACTCTCTTTTCCTTTGGCATGGCTTTCTTTACCTCAACAAATTTATTATTCAACACGTGAAATCTCCTCTGTAACACATTTGTTACAGCTTCCTCTGAATCATAGGTGATAAACCCAAATCCCCTAGGCGTATTGGTTTCTCTATCATAGATAATTTTTGCATCTTCAATTTTCCCAAAATGCTCAAAGTATCGTTTAAAATCTTCCTCAGATAAATACTGAGGCAATCCCCCAACAAAAATCTTCTTCCTGTGACTTTTGCTAGTTTGTCGGCATTCTAAACAACGTTGGCTTTGAGAGTTTTCACCTTTGGGTCTTGCCAATGAAACATCAACCTTGAATAATCACCGTATAGAAAGTAGATAAGATAAGAAGCAGtgaaaaacagaaaaatattGTAAAAGACTAAAAGAGAGAGCATAAAGTAGAAAGAATATTAATGCAATAATTGATGAGATTTTAGTTTCATTGAATAGTATTCATCCTAAGTTAGACAACCATGCAATAGTTCATGCGAACACTTGCAAAATAAAACGCCTAATTTTCGTATGAAATTACGTATATATAGACTCCCTTtgaatcaaaacaccaaattttccTGTGAAAAGTACTTGAAAATAAAATTCACATATTTAAAAACTACTTGAAAAGTACTCTATCTAAGCGAGACACAGTTGATTTAACTCAGTTCATAGTGTTAGTTTCACTTTCAGTACTATACTAATTTGTCCTTGTTTCAATGAATTGGGTGAGGACCGAGCTCTCTAGTTCAAATTTCAGGCAAAAATGCTAGGAGGTTTTTCCCCATCTATCCAAGCTAGGGGTGgctaaatggttaaaagaaaacagttaatcactcatattatccactaaaaaatgggttgaattaggaattttttagaaatgggtcaaatatggataaaaatcatattatccatttagaaaatggaccAATAGATGACTAataagtttaacttttacatttgtaaaatctcaaattgggggttcctcaagtttgggagactaagaattctcccaaaagtgctCATATTCatgaagccatggataatatggttacccatattatccgccggttaacccttttttatctgtattaaatatgggtcaaGTTGGATAATTACTCGTTTTCAACCCATCCCATCCGACCCGACCCGACCCacccgtttgccacccctaggTTCgagccttggtggatagagttacctggtacctgtTGCCGGTGGGAGGTGTCAGATACCCTGTGAAATTAGTCAAAGTGTATGCAACTTGACCCAAACACCacggttataaaaaaaaaaactaatctgTCCTTGTTCGTGTAATGTTTGTGAATTATTTAGATATCTGTAGTGTCGCTCAGACAAGCAAAAACTGCGCATTCATATATGGTTGCAGTAACACATGATAAAACAACCACATAAACAAAATCACATGACAAACTAATACATAAGCCACAAAACAGGAGAACAAACGAAAAGGAAAGAACGTTAACTCTACGCAATAACAGTGTGTTGATATATTTCTTACACCACAATATCCGCGCACTTTTTGTAcgtgacataaaaaataagataagtaATCTACTATAACAAAAAATTTTACACTGCATGTGGATAtaagtaaaaaaggaaaaaagaaaagtagGGGAGTGCAATACCGTTCTACCAAGAATGACATGTTGGTCTTGAAGAAGCTCATCAAAAACAGAAGAATCAGCGAAAGTAACAAAACCAAagccttttccaaaacctgtctCCCAAACTTTAGGTATTTCTGACTTGATCACTTCTCCATAGCGACTAAAGTGCTTTCTAAGTGTCTCTTCAGTTGTTTCCCACGATATTCCACCAATAAAAATCTTCCCTTGTTTCACAGTATTCTCCATTAGTGGCTGATCAAAACAATATTCCTCAAACTGTAAAAACAAAAAGTTAAAACTTCTCTGCACTGACTCTGCAAGCGAGATAAGAGggttgagaaaaaaaaaagggatatTGTCCTTGTTTTTGAGTTTGTTCTGAATTATAGTTAGTAGCAGGGGTGTTCACGGTTTGACAGAAAACCGATCCAAAtcgaaaatcgaaccaaaccgattaagtaaaccgatatttttttttttatttggattggttttggttttaaattttaaaaatcgataatatttggtttggttttggttctatTTTAAAAGACCGAAAaataaaccgaaccaaaccgattaattatatacaaaatttaataattatttatatacaatataatatccttttgtaaataatttttatttttattttgaattttggtttatCCTGTTGTATCTTAAAAGATTGTCTAAGCCCAAAACAATAGGATTCGAccaattttcttttcattaataGACTCTAATTCTCTAACCCTCCGCACATACTTTTGCCTAAcagaagagttaaaaaaaaaaaaccaccaCAAGAGTAAAGAAAGCACATTCAAATTGCAAGACAACAATGGCTAAAGCTTGCtttttttgttcattcttttcatat
Proteins encoded in this region:
- the LOC142176464 gene encoding uncharacterized protein LOC142176464; its protein translation is MPKEKRVMDTCTYTSYPTNSGYVLVPVLNSNEIYAPNYNYYMVNPAMVPCQSIPFNYSDTDMSVSQSAQIQCYTPRHSVNYYASTPNGVDNGGSYEALSNTPRCPVNGYASTPDGVDNKGSYETLSNAAKCPISTPNGVHSKGSYETLSNAARCQVNCYASASNGVDNGGSSTALSNGVYNSDVEHQIDVKCSNGSDCGTDKSVSHEGNHQDCNIEVQLVGNVSPPAPRSTKSLESEADNGEKDNNGKNSQVNKGADHGKKDQSVKNSQVSAEADNGEDQSATNSQVNTEHETLLEMNGVSSK